From the genome of Methylomonas sp. UP202, one region includes:
- the hflK gene encoding FtsH protease activity modulator HflK, translating to MNDAKVIFERFPSEWPVPPLVLVVAAVLLIGAMMSFYTIPAESEGIVLRFGQYIDKVPSGLHAKLPFGVDQVITVPTQRQQKLEFGFATPGYSNPDQAGDQPALEKSMVTGDLNSALVEWIVQYRITDPVKYLFDVRDPGQTLRDLSEAVMREVVGDRTVDEIITIGRQEIEETVLNRTRELADRYQLGVSINQVQLKNVNPPVPVQPSFNEVNRAQQDRENAINLANGEYNKAVPRARGEADQAIRAAEGYRFKRINEAEGDVAAFNQVLEQYLKAPEVTRTRIYLETLGDILPQARQQIIVDDSVQQILPMLPFAEAKAAPAAAASEVAP from the coding sequence GTGAACGATGCCAAGGTGATATTCGAGCGTTTTCCCAGCGAATGGCCGGTGCCGCCGTTGGTGTTGGTCGTGGCGGCCGTGCTGCTGATCGGGGCAATGATGTCGTTCTATACGATACCGGCCGAATCCGAAGGCATCGTGCTGCGCTTTGGGCAGTATATCGATAAAGTCCCGTCCGGTTTGCACGCCAAACTGCCGTTCGGCGTCGATCAAGTGATTACGGTACCGACCCAGCGCCAACAAAAACTGGAGTTCGGTTTCGCGACGCCGGGCTATTCCAACCCCGATCAGGCTGGCGATCAGCCGGCGCTGGAAAAATCGATGGTGACCGGCGATCTGAATTCGGCGTTGGTCGAGTGGATTGTCCAATATCGGATTACCGATCCGGTGAAATATTTGTTCGACGTGCGCGATCCCGGTCAAACCTTGCGCGATTTGTCCGAAGCGGTGATGCGCGAGGTGGTGGGCGACCGTACCGTCGACGAAATCATCACAATCGGTCGCCAGGAAATCGAGGAAACGGTGCTGAACCGCACTCGGGAATTGGCCGACCGCTATCAACTCGGCGTGTCGATCAATCAGGTGCAACTGAAAAACGTCAACCCGCCGGTGCCGGTGCAACCGTCGTTCAACGAGGTCAATCGCGCCCAACAGGACCGGGAAAACGCGATCAATCTGGCCAACGGCGAGTACAACAAGGCCGTGCCGAGGGCGCGCGGCGAGGCCGACCAAGCGATACGCGCCGCCGAAGGTTACCGCTTCAAGCGAATCAACGAGGCGGAAGGCGACGTTGCCGCGTTTAACCAGGTGTTGGAACAGTATCTGAAGGCGCCGGAGGTGACGCGCACCCGGATTTACCTGGAAACCTTGGGCGACATACTGCCCCAGGCGCGCCAGCAGATCATCGTCGACGATAGTGTCCAGCAAATCCTGCCGATGCTGCCGTTTGCCGAGGCCAAGGCGGCGCCGGCCGCCGCCGCGAGCGAGGTGGCGCCATGA
- the htpX gene encoding protease HtpX codes for MTRILLFLATNVAIMIAISIIFSVLGLKGALDAQGVDLNLEGLLAMSAVFGMTGSVISLFMSKWSAKNAMGVHVIDRPQNQTEQWLLEVVSRQAQKAGIGMPEVGIFDAPEPNAFATGANRNDALVAVSTGLLRAMSADEVEAVVGHEISHVANGDMVTMALMQGVVNTFVYFFATIIGYVVDRAVFKTERGYGPAYYITQMIAQIALSILASMLVMWFSRYREFRADAGGANLAGRQKMIGALRALQRSHEPAQLPGELAAFGINGGGVQRLFMSHPPLEERIEALQNMR; via the coding sequence ATGACGAGAATACTGCTGTTTTTGGCCACCAACGTGGCCATCATGATCGCGATCAGTATCATTTTTAGCGTCCTCGGCCTGAAGGGCGCGTTGGATGCCCAAGGCGTCGACCTGAATCTGGAAGGCTTGCTGGCGATGTCGGCGGTATTTGGCATGACCGGTTCCGTTATTTCGTTGTTCATGTCCAAATGGTCGGCTAAAAACGCGATGGGTGTGCATGTGATCGATCGTCCGCAAAATCAGACCGAACAATGGCTGCTGGAGGTCGTTTCCCGCCAAGCGCAAAAGGCCGGTATCGGCATGCCCGAAGTGGGTATTTTCGACGCGCCCGAACCCAATGCCTTTGCGACCGGCGCCAACCGCAACGACGCATTGGTGGCGGTCAGCACCGGCTTGCTGAGAGCGATGAGCGCGGACGAGGTGGAAGCCGTGGTCGGCCACGAGATCAGCCACGTCGCCAACGGCGACATGGTGACGATGGCCTTGATGCAAGGCGTGGTCAACACCTTCGTGTACTTTTTCGCGACCATCATCGGCTACGTCGTTGATCGGGCCGTGTTCAAGACCGAACGCGGCTACGGTCCAGCCTATTACATCACTCAGATGATCGCTCAGATCGCGTTGTCGATTTTGGCCTCGATGCTGGTGATGTGGTTCTCGCGTTACCGCGAATTCCGGGCCGATGCTGGCGGCGCCAATTTGGCCGGCCGGCAGAAGATGATAGGCGCGTTGCGAGCCTTGCAACGTTCGCACGAGCCGGCGCAGTTGCCGGGAGAACTGGCCGCGTTCGGCATTAACGGCGGCGGGGTGCAGCGCTTGTTCATGAGCCATCCGCCGCTCGAAGAGCGCATCGAAGCCTTGCAAAACATGCGTTAA
- a CDS encoding PQQ-dependent sugar dehydrogenase codes for MKIIQALWLVLATIGAAHAADRGYESVLSQLKLPAGFKISIFADGVPNARQMALGDNGTVFVGSRDGNVFAVQDRDGDGVAEQKFQIAQQLNLPNGVAFKNGSLYVAEIQRIIRFDNIEQRLSNPPKPEVVYNDFPEDRHHGWKYLRFGPDGKLYTAVGAPCNICDPGKPIYGSLVRLNPDGSDFEILARGIRNTVGFDWETRTNHLFFNDNGRDYLGDDLPPDELNEWSRPGEHFGYPYCHAGTIPDPQLAGDKKCNSFIAPAWKYKAHIAPLGMRFYTGKQFPDQYFRQLFVAQHGSWNRTQPQGYQIDVVKFSGGHPYNEQAFISGWLTASGEVLGRPNDVIVGRDGSLLISDDKLGLIYRVSYGR; via the coding sequence ATGAAAATAATCCAAGCGCTATGGCTGGTATTGGCGACGATCGGCGCCGCCCACGCCGCCGATCGCGGCTACGAGTCGGTACTCAGCCAGCTGAAGTTGCCGGCCGGCTTCAAGATTAGCATTTTTGCCGACGGCGTACCCAATGCCCGGCAAATGGCACTCGGCGACAACGGCACGGTGTTCGTCGGCAGCCGCGACGGCAATGTATTCGCGGTGCAAGACCGCGACGGCGACGGCGTGGCCGAGCAAAAATTCCAGATCGCCCAACAATTAAACCTGCCGAACGGCGTGGCGTTTAAAAACGGCTCGTTATACGTCGCGGAGATACAACGCATCATCCGCTTCGACAATATCGAACAGCGCTTGAGCAACCCGCCCAAACCCGAAGTGGTCTACAACGATTTCCCGGAAGACCGCCACCATGGTTGGAAGTATCTGCGTTTCGGTCCGGACGGCAAGTTGTACACCGCCGTCGGCGCACCGTGCAATATTTGCGACCCCGGCAAGCCGATCTACGGCTCGCTGGTTCGCTTGAACCCGGACGGCAGCGACTTCGAAATCCTGGCGCGCGGCATTCGCAACACGGTCGGCTTCGACTGGGAAACCCGCACCAATCATTTGTTCTTTAACGATAACGGCCGCGACTATTTGGGCGACGACCTGCCGCCCGACGAACTCAACGAATGGAGCCGGCCCGGCGAACACTTCGGCTACCCTTACTGCCACGCCGGCACCATCCCGGATCCGCAACTGGCCGGCGACAAAAAATGCAACAGTTTTATCGCGCCGGCCTGGAAATACAAAGCCCATATCGCGCCGCTGGGCATGCGCTTTTACACCGGCAAACAGTTCCCCGACCAGTATTTCCGGCAATTGTTCGTCGCCCAACACGGTTCATGGAACCGAACTCAACCGCAAGGCTACCAGATCGACGTCGTCAAATTCAGCGGCGGTCATCCCTATAACGAACAAGCCTTTATTAGTGGTTGGCTGACCGCGTCGGGCGAAGTGCTTGGCCGGCCGAACGACGTTATCGTCGGCCGCGACGGCAGCCTGCTGATTAGCGACGACAAGCTGGGCCTCATCTACCGGGTGAGCTACGGCCGATGA
- a CDS encoding YchJ family protein → MITLNNENSTCLCGSGLSYADCCQPFHDGRQIPKTAAALMRSRFTAYAGQNAAYLLDTWAIETRPPDIDFSKESANWQSLTIVDTKKGGELDAKGIVEFKAFYRQDDNDHFMHEISRFVKTGGRWYYLDGKIKAAGRVGITTDTGRNAPCACGSGKKFKRCCGR, encoded by the coding sequence ATGATCACATTGAACAATGAGAATTCCACTTGCCTGTGCGGCTCCGGCTTGAGCTATGCCGACTGTTGCCAGCCCTTCCACGACGGCCGGCAAATACCCAAAACCGCCGCCGCGCTGATGCGCTCCCGCTTTACCGCCTACGCCGGCCAAAACGCCGCCTATTTGCTAGACACCTGGGCGATCGAAACCCGGCCGCCCGACATCGACTTCTCCAAGGAAAGCGCTAATTGGCAAAGTCTGACGATAGTGGACACCAAGAAAGGCGGCGAACTCGACGCCAAGGGCATCGTCGAATTCAAGGCGTTTTACCGCCAGGACGATAACGACCATTTCATGCACGAAATCAGCCGCTTCGTTAAAACCGGCGGCCGCTGGTATTACCTGGACGGCAAAATCAAGGCCGCCGGCCGAGTCGGCATCACGACCGACACCGGCCGCAACGCGCCCTGCGCTTGCGGCAGCGGCAAAAAATTCAAGCGTTGCTGCGGCCGCTAA
- a CDS encoding DUF2835 domain-containing protein yields the protein MSNRRYIRFRLNLSYDQYLAVYQGHAKTVTTLSDDGRRVVFPAGNVQRYLTKSGIQGHFEMELTEANKFVSIKKLA from the coding sequence ATGTCCAATCGCCGCTATATCCGCTTCCGTTTAAACCTGAGTTACGACCAATATTTGGCGGTTTACCAGGGCCACGCTAAAACCGTCACCACCTTGAGCGACGATGGCCGCCGGGTGGTGTTTCCGGCCGGCAACGTGCAACGCTATCTCACCAAATCCGGCATTCAGGGCCATTTCGAAATGGAACTGACCGAAGCCAATAAGTTCGTTTCAATCAAAAAACTCGCTTAG
- a CDS encoding FAD-linked oxidase C-terminal domain-containing protein, which produces MTIASSFIRLCRQIVGDANVIADPALLRVYECDALAAYTQLPDLVVLPDSVEQIPAVLRLCHVHQIPVVARGAGTGLSGGALPVPGGIVLGLAKLNRILGVDPINRTATVQPGVRNLAISEAARPHGLYYPPDPSSQIACSIGGNIAENAGGVHCLKYGLTVHNVLQIKLATITGELLTLGGSGLDGAGYDLLALAIGSEGLLGVVVEATLRLLPTPPRVQVLLAAFATIEQAGAAVADIIGAGLIPAGLELMDNAAIRATEAFVHAGYPVEAAAILLCELDGQPEQVDADLARAEALLRAAGASEIRVAADAAQRQRFWAGRKAAFPAVGRIASDYYCMDGTIPRRHLAAVLAEIATLAERYGLSVVNVFHAGDGNLHPLILYDAGRPGDFDKAEALGGDILELCVRVGGTITGEHGVGHEKLPQMCVQFQAAELEQFHALKQAFDPDGLLNPGKAVPTLHRCAELGKMHVHGGRLPHPELERF; this is translated from the coding sequence GTGACTATCGCATCGTCGTTTATCCGGCTTTGCCGACAAATCGTCGGCGACGCCAACGTCATCGCCGATCCGGCCCTGTTGCGGGTCTACGAGTGCGACGCCCTGGCGGCCTACACGCAGTTGCCCGACTTGGTGGTGTTGCCCGACAGCGTCGAACAGATACCGGCAGTGCTGCGACTGTGCCACGTGCACCAAATTCCGGTCGTCGCGCGCGGCGCCGGCACCGGTTTGTCGGGCGGCGCGCTGCCGGTGCCCGGCGGCATCGTGCTGGGGCTGGCCAAACTCAATCGCATCTTAGGCGTCGATCCCATCAACCGCACCGCGACCGTGCAACCCGGCGTGCGTAATCTGGCTATTTCCGAAGCGGCCCGTCCGCACGGTTTGTATTACCCGCCGGACCCCTCCTCGCAAATCGCTTGCAGCATAGGCGGTAATATCGCCGAAAACGCCGGCGGCGTGCATTGCTTGAAATACGGCCTGACCGTGCATAACGTACTGCAAATCAAATTGGCGACGATCACCGGCGAATTGCTGACCCTGGGCGGCAGCGGTTTGGATGGCGCCGGTTACGATCTGCTGGCCTTGGCGATCGGCTCGGAAGGCTTGTTGGGCGTGGTGGTCGAGGCCACTCTGCGGCTGTTGCCGACACCGCCGCGGGTGCAAGTATTGTTGGCCGCGTTCGCGACCATCGAGCAGGCCGGCGCGGCGGTGGCCGATATTATCGGCGCCGGCCTGATTCCCGCTGGCCTGGAATTGATGGACAACGCCGCGATCCGCGCCACCGAGGCCTTCGTCCACGCCGGCTATCCGGTGGAGGCGGCGGCGATCTTGCTATGCGAACTGGACGGCCAGCCGGAGCAGGTCGATGCCGATTTGGCCCGCGCCGAGGCGCTTCTAAGGGCAGCCGGCGCCAGCGAAATTCGGGTGGCCGCCGACGCCGCCCAGCGCCAGCGCTTCTGGGCCGGCCGCAAGGCGGCATTTCCGGCGGTCGGCCGCATCGCCAGCGATTATTACTGCATGGACGGCACCATTCCGCGCCGGCATCTAGCGGCCGTACTCGCCGAAATCGCCACGCTGGCCGAGCGTTACGGCTTGAGCGTGGTCAATGTATTCCACGCCGGAGACGGCAATCTGCATCCGTTGATTTTGTACGACGCCGGCCGGCCCGGCGACTTCGACAAAGCCGAGGCGCTGGGCGGCGACATTCTGGAATTGTGCGTGCGGGTCGGCGGCACCATCACCGGCGAACACGGCGTCGGTCACGAAAAATTGCCGCAGATGTGCGTGCAGTTTCAGGCCGCCGAGCTTGAGCAATTTCACGCGCTGAAACAGGCCTTCGACCCGGACGGCTTGTTGAATCCGGGCAAGGCGGTACCGACCCTGCACCGTTGCGCGGAGCTGGGCAAGATGCACGTCCACGGCGGCCGCTTACCGCATCCGGAACTGGAGCGGTTTTGA
- a CDS encoding FkbM family methyltransferase — MKESPYIIQIHHVGGRDGELGEFPRNPNFNEDIVYHIYDPDESCLPQISVISQKRGLNFKLHPYVVDKEEGNIEFQLNHCPCTSSLLPPADYRPEQYSPSALMGDYVYREAFRPVASISAPSVTLDQLEKREKFTVDFLSVDTQGGEERVFLGAEEQLSNNTIGVLCEVEFHELYKDQPLFGDIHARMRAMGFHFIRFFGREAQVNFFRAGIGFRGEGMQMAADALFLKDPESLEKTARNPKISLIKLAFIALSFGYLEYALDCLRRVVDSSGSFGIDPEKSPVYVGFLEKLWKIYQSTPYIPQPSFAELYNVEEAQRRFHPSNPHAWTTFDRDRVIKNYLAKLDVAAFELYISNMLKPDDTEIEALFRVYGMVSVLNTVKEKRIKHATMVVESLKLGSKVDGEFQLRINEELKRLKIV; from the coding sequence ATGAAAGAATCGCCTTATATTATACAAATCCATCATGTTGGGGGGCGGGATGGAGAACTCGGCGAGTTTCCTAGAAACCCGAATTTCAACGAAGACATTGTCTATCATATTTACGATCCGGATGAATCTTGCCTACCGCAGATTTCCGTAATCAGTCAAAAGCGCGGTCTGAACTTTAAGTTACATCCTTATGTGGTGGATAAGGAAGAGGGAAATATTGAATTTCAATTAAATCATTGTCCCTGCACGAGTTCGCTATTACCACCCGCCGATTATCGACCGGAGCAATATTCGCCATCGGCATTAATGGGCGATTATGTTTATAGAGAGGCATTTCGACCGGTGGCGTCGATTTCGGCGCCAAGCGTGACATTGGATCAGTTGGAGAAACGGGAGAAATTTACCGTCGATTTTCTGTCGGTCGATACGCAGGGCGGAGAGGAACGTGTATTTTTAGGTGCCGAGGAACAATTATCGAATAATACAATAGGTGTGTTATGCGAGGTTGAGTTTCATGAGTTATATAAAGACCAACCATTGTTCGGCGATATTCATGCCAGAATGCGTGCAATGGGATTTCACTTTATTCGGTTTTTCGGGCGAGAAGCGCAGGTTAACTTTTTCCGAGCAGGTATCGGTTTTCGAGGCGAAGGCATGCAGATGGCTGCGGACGCTTTGTTTCTCAAGGACCCGGAAAGCTTGGAAAAAACAGCACGGAATCCCAAGATAAGCTTGATTAAGTTGGCGTTTATTGCTTTATCGTTTGGCTATTTGGAATATGCGCTCGATTGTTTGCGGCGGGTTGTAGACAGTTCTGGAAGTTTCGGTATCGATCCTGAAAAGTCGCCAGTTTATGTTGGATTTTTAGAAAAGCTATGGAAAATATATCAGTCAACGCCGTATATTCCGCAACCTTCGTTTGCCGAGCTATACAACGTTGAAGAAGCGCAACGTCGATTCCATCCGTCAAATCCGCATGCCTGGACTACATTCGACCGGGATCGCGTTATTAAAAATTATTTAGCTAAGTTGGATGTAGCGGCGTTCGAACTTTATATTTCAAATATGTTGAAACCCGATGACACGGAAATCGAAGCGTTATTTCGCGTTTATGGCATGGTGAGTGTGTTAAATACTGTCAAGGAGAAAAGAATCAAGCATGCGACCATGGTAGTTGAAAGTCTAAAACTCGGAAGCAAAGTGGATGGTGAATTTCAGCTAAGAATTAATGAAGAACTGAAAAGACTGAAGATTGTTTAG
- the hflC gene encoding protease modulator HflC, which yields MMPRVLAILLAVLGFVSTFRVDQTEQVILTQFGSPVGEPIVKPGLHFKLPFVQQVNSFDKRYLGWDGPMVEMSTKDKTYVQVHTFARWRIADPLRYYLRLRDERSAQSRLEDILGGETRTAIARHELIEVVRSDKDRKPLQDESFTGPLTGEGTLGVLRPIRVGRAAIEKDVFEAAAPKLAEFGIELLDVRFKRINYNQQVLERIHQRMISERLQIAQRFRSEGEGEAARIKGNKERDINEIQSAAYKLVQQIQGEADAKATEIYAKAYGQRPEAAEFYKFSKTMETYRKVIDGDASLVLSTGGDLYGLLKRPDKGR from the coding sequence ATGATGCCGCGCGTGCTGGCGATATTGTTGGCGGTGCTGGGTTTTGTGTCGACCTTTCGGGTCGATCAGACCGAGCAAGTCATTCTGACCCAATTCGGCAGTCCGGTCGGCGAGCCCATCGTCAAGCCCGGCCTGCATTTCAAATTGCCGTTCGTGCAACAAGTCAACAGTTTCGACAAACGCTATCTGGGTTGGGACGGGCCGATGGTGGAAATGTCCACCAAGGACAAGACCTATGTGCAGGTGCATACCTTCGCGCGCTGGCGTATCGCCGATCCGTTGCGCTACTACCTGCGCTTGCGCGACGAGCGTAGCGCCCAGTCGCGGTTGGAGGACATTCTGGGCGGCGAGACCCGCACCGCGATCGCTCGTCATGAGTTGATCGAAGTGGTGCGTTCGGACAAGGACCGTAAGCCCTTGCAGGACGAATCCTTCACCGGGCCGTTGACCGGCGAGGGCACTCTGGGCGTGCTGCGGCCGATTCGGGTGGGCCGGGCGGCGATAGAGAAGGATGTGTTCGAGGCCGCCGCGCCGAAACTGGCCGAATTCGGCATCGAGTTGCTGGACGTGCGCTTCAAGCGCATTAACTACAACCAGCAAGTGCTGGAACGGATTCATCAACGCATGATCAGCGAGCGTTTACAAATTGCTCAGCGTTTCCGTTCGGAAGGCGAGGGCGAAGCGGCGCGGATCAAGGGTAACAAGGAACGCGACATCAACGAAATTCAGTCCGCCGCCTATAAGCTGGTGCAACAAATTCAAGGCGAGGCGGACGCCAAGGCCACCGAAATCTATGCGAAAGCTTACGGCCAACGCCCGGAAGCGGCCGAGTTTTACAAGTTCTCGAAAACGATGGAAACCTACCGCAAGGTCATCGACGGCGATGCGAGCCTAGTGCTATCGACCGGCGGCGATTTGTACGGGCTACTGAAACGGCCGGATAAGGGGCGTTAG
- a CDS encoding NUDIX domain-containing protein: MSKHQFEVLDVKTVYEGFFRLEQYRVRHTLYQGGWSRPLQRELFRRGNCVAVLLYDPDRDEVVLIEQFRVGAILRPNHAWQIEIVAGAIEDGETAEDVAYREALEEAGCEILDLIEVKRFYTTPGGSSELITLFCGRVDSRGIGGVHGLDHEDEDIRVFAVKTEQAFDMLEDGSIESGIPILALQWLYMHRDRLRARWAASPAEREQPEPA; the protein is encoded by the coding sequence ATGAGCAAACATCAATTCGAAGTGCTGGACGTCAAAACCGTCTACGAGGGATTTTTTCGGCTGGAACAATACCGCGTAAGGCACACGCTGTATCAGGGCGGCTGGAGCCGGCCCTTGCAACGCGAGTTGTTTCGGCGCGGCAACTGCGTGGCGGTCTTGCTTTACGATCCGGACCGGGATGAAGTGGTTTTGATCGAGCAATTTCGGGTCGGCGCAATCCTGAGGCCGAACCATGCTTGGCAAATCGAAATCGTCGCCGGCGCGATCGAGGACGGCGAGACCGCCGAGGACGTCGCCTACCGCGAAGCGCTCGAAGAAGCCGGCTGCGAAATTCTGGATCTGATCGAAGTCAAACGTTTCTACACGACGCCGGGCGGCTCGTCGGAATTGATCACCCTGTTCTGCGGCCGAGTCGATAGCCGCGGCATCGGCGGCGTTCACGGCCTGGACCACGAGGACGAAGACATCCGCGTCTTCGCGGTCAAGACCGAACAAGCTTTCGATATGCTGGAAGACGGCTCTATAGAATCCGGAATTCCAATTCTGGCCTTGCAGTGGCTGTATATGCACCGCGACCGCTTGCGGGCGCGCTGGGCGGCGAGTCCGGCCGAGCGGGAGCAGCCAGAACCAGCCTAG
- the glcE gene encoding glycolate oxidase subunit GlcE, with translation MTNADMSDVVVEQIRQAGAARRPLRIVGGNSKTFYGGADTADTVLSLAEHRGIIAYEPSELVITARAGTPLADINETLTEHRQMLGFEPPAFGTRATLGGTLACGFSGPRRPFAGSARDFMLGCRIVNGRAETLNFGGRVIKNVAGFDVSRLMVGALGTLGVLLEASLRVLPMPEAELTLAQSLAEDQALAAMNRLQGQSLPLSALSHHDGRLRVRLSGAETAVAAAAARIGGEILGDGPEYWHALREQALAFFAETGDLWRLSVSPAALLSALPGRQLLDWGGALRWLKTDAPAEAVHAAARAVGGHAVLWRGADKTAWLSAEPALAGLQSRLCAAFDPYGLFNPGRMPF, from the coding sequence ATGACGAACGCGGATATGAGCGATGTCGTCGTCGAGCAAATCCGCCAAGCCGGCGCCGCACGGCGGCCGCTACGCATCGTCGGCGGCAATAGCAAAACCTTCTACGGCGGCGCCGATACGGCCGACACCGTGTTATCGCTTGCCGAACATCGCGGCATCATCGCCTACGAACCCAGCGAATTGGTCATCACCGCCCGCGCGGGTACGCCGCTGGCCGACATCAATGAGACTCTGACCGAACACCGGCAAATGCTTGGCTTCGAGCCGCCGGCCTTCGGCACGCGCGCGACCTTGGGCGGTACGCTGGCCTGCGGTTTTTCCGGGCCGCGCCGGCCCTTCGCCGGCAGCGCCCGCGACTTTATGCTGGGCTGCCGCATCGTCAACGGCCGCGCCGAAACCCTGAATTTCGGCGGCCGGGTCATCAAAAACGTGGCCGGCTTCGACGTCTCCCGGCTGATGGTCGGCGCCTTGGGCACGCTGGGGGTGTTACTGGAGGCGTCGTTGAGAGTGTTGCCGATGCCGGAAGCCGAACTCACGCTAGCGCAGAGCCTCGCCGAGGACCAAGCCTTGGCCGCGATGAACCGACTGCAAGGCCAGTCCCTGCCGCTGTCGGCGCTGAGCCATCACGACGGCCGGTTGCGCGTGCGCTTGAGCGGCGCCGAAACAGCCGTCGCGGCGGCCGCTGCCCGAATCGGCGGCGAAATCCTTGGCGACGGCCCTGAATATTGGCACGCGTTGCGCGAGCAGGCACTGGCGTTCTTCGCCGAAACCGGCGACCTGTGGCGGCTAAGCGTCTCGCCGGCGGCGCTATTGTCCGCGCTGCCCGGCCGGCAATTGCTGGATTGGGGCGGCGCCTTACGCTGGCTAAAAACCGATGCGCCCGCCGAGGCGGTGCACGCCGCCGCTCGAGCGGTCGGCGGGCACGCCGTCCTTTGGCGCGGTGCCGACAAAACCGCCTGGCTGAGCGCCGAACCGGCATTGGCCGGCTTGCAATCCCGCTTGTGCGCCGCATTCGATCCTTACGGCCTGTTCAACCCCGGCCGAATGCCGTTTTAG
- the glcF gene encoding glycolate oxidase subunit GlcF: protein MQTDIAEPLKHTPQGAVAEQLLRACVHCGFCNAVCPTYRLLGDELDGPRGRIYLIKQTLETGAADAAGLTHLDRCLTCRSCETACPSGVEYGRLLDIGRELMAKPGIRPRRQRWLRRGLVAALAYPRRAAWLIGAARRLKRWLPGFLRAKLPDRQVAETWPAPRHQRRVLIPQGCLQPALAPRIDAATARVLDNLGISAVSLPTGCCGALPYHLDCQAEGLTMMRATVEHCSRELQAGAEAVVSTASGCGVTLKDYGRLLADDPDYAAKAAAVAAKTRDIAELLSGEDLSRLAIRTCRVAVHSPCTLQHGQGLPGIVESLLKGLGFELATVADADLCCGSAGSYSLLQPAIAERLRDAKLTALQAGAADVIVTANIGCWLHLRERAALPVRHWIELLDPGAPG, encoded by the coding sequence ATGCAAACCGATATCGCCGAACCGCTGAAACACACGCCGCAAGGCGCCGTCGCCGAGCAACTGCTGCGCGCTTGCGTGCATTGCGGATTTTGCAATGCGGTTTGTCCGACTTACCGCCTGCTGGGCGACGAATTGGACGGGCCGCGCGGCCGGATTTATCTGATCAAGCAAACCCTGGAAACCGGCGCGGCCGACGCCGCCGGTCTGACCCATCTTGACCGTTGCCTGACTTGCCGGTCCTGCGAAACCGCCTGTCCCTCCGGTGTGGAATACGGCCGATTGTTGGACATTGGCCGCGAGCTGATGGCTAAACCAGGCATACGTCCGCGGCGCCAACGCTGGCTAAGACGCGGGCTGGTCGCGGCGCTGGCCTATCCGCGCCGGGCGGCTTGGTTGATCGGCGCGGCGCGGCGGCTCAAGCGGTGGTTGCCCGGATTTCTGCGCGCGAAACTGCCGGACCGGCAAGTCGCCGAGACTTGGCCGGCGCCGCGCCATCAACGCCGGGTGTTGATCCCGCAAGGCTGCCTGCAACCGGCCTTGGCGCCGCGCATCGACGCCGCGACCGCTCGGGTGCTGGATAATCTCGGCATCAGCGCCGTTTCGCTGCCGACCGGTTGCTGCGGCGCCCTGCCTTATCATTTAGACTGCCAGGCCGAGGGTCTGACCATGATGCGTGCAACCGTAGAGCACTGTTCGCGCGAGCTGCAAGCCGGTGCCGAAGCCGTGGTCTCCACGGCCAGCGGTTGCGGTGTCACGCTCAAGGACTACGGCCGACTGCTGGCCGACGACCCAGATTACGCCGCGAAGGCGGCGGCGGTCGCGGCCAAGACCCGCGACATCGCAGAGCTGCTCAGCGGAGAAGACCTGAGCCGCTTGGCGATCCGGACTTGCCGGGTAGCGGTGCATTCACCCTGCACGCTGCAACACGGCCAAGGCCTGCCCGGTATCGTCGAGTCCTTGCTGAAGGGCCTGGGCTTCGAATTGGCGACGGTCGCCGACGCCGATCTGTGCTGCGGCTCGGCCGGCAGCTACAGTCTGCTGCAACCGGCCATCGCCGAACGCTTGCGCGATGCCAAGCTAACGGCCTTGCAGGCCGGCGCGGCGGACGTCATCGTCACCGCCAACATCGGCTGCTGGTTGCACTTGCGCGAGCGGGCCGCACTTCCGGTCCGCCACTGGATCGAGTTGCTGGACCCCGGCGCGCCGGGCTAG